Proteins co-encoded in one Nonlabens agnitus genomic window:
- the rpe gene encoding ribulose-phosphate 3-epimerase encodes MMSKLIAPSVLAADFANLQRDCEMLNRSDADWFHIDIMDGVFVPNISFGMPVLRDIAKHATKTIDCHLMIVDPDRYVKTFADLGCDILTVHFEACTHLHRTLQNIKANGMKAGVALNPHTSVDHLKDTIKDIDLVCLMSVNPGFGGQSFIENTYDKVKELKELIKSKGASTLIEIDGGVTDKNAKQLVEAGADVLVAGSYVFKSADQEKTIKELRELANS; translated from the coding sequence ATCATGTCAAAACTTATTGCTCCATCTGTCCTTGCTGCCGACTTTGCCAACCTTCAACGCGATTGTGAAATGTTGAATCGCAGTGACGCAGACTGGTTCCATATCGATATCATGGATGGTGTTTTTGTACCCAACATCTCTTTTGGGATGCCAGTTTTGCGTGACATTGCAAAACACGCGACCAAAACCATCGACTGCCATCTCATGATCGTTGATCCAGATCGTTATGTAAAAACTTTTGCAGATCTAGGTTGCGATATTCTCACGGTACATTTTGAAGCTTGCACTCACTTGCACCGCACTCTCCAAAACATCAAAGCTAATGGCATGAAAGCTGGTGTAGCGTTGAATCCACATACGAGTGTTGATCATTTGAAAGATACTATCAAGGATATTGATCTAGTCTGTTTGATGAGCGTGAATCCTGGTTTTGGTGGACAAAGTTTTATTGAGAATACCTATGATAAGGTCAAGGAATTGAAAGAATTGATCAAAAGTAAAGGTGCCTCAACACTGATCGAAATCGATGGTGGCGTGACGGACAAGAATGCGAAACAATTGGTAGAAGCTGGCGCAGATGTACTAGTCGCAGGTTCTTACGTATTCAAATCGGCAGATCAAGAAAAGACCATTAAAGAATTGCGTGAACTAGCAAATTCTTAA
- the mgtE gene encoding magnesium transporter: protein MQFQLTDDFIENLQHLIEQNDAEQVKSILEDVHFADIAEIIDDLNLEEAIFIIKLLDSETTSEALMELDEDQRDRVLGALSPQEIADELEEMDTDDAADILNDLSDERAQEIISAMADEEHVENIVDLLRYDENSAGGLMAKELVKVNENWTVTGCVSEMRAQAENVTRVHSIYVVDNNQKLKGRLSLKDLLTSAENTPIKEVYIPKVDYVTVNTSGEEVARIMRKYDLEAIPVVDELDRLVGRVTIDDIVDFITEEAEKDYQLASGISQDVEANDSIWELTRARLPWLVLGLFGGIGAAFIMGLFEPLMAQHAILFLFTPLIAAMAGNVGVQSSAIIVQGIANDDLKGSISNRLIKEVLLAMLNGLILGILLFAYTYFSKGDLLVSVAISTALFVVIIVAGLIGTSVPIILHKRGIDPALATGPFITTSNDICGILIYFMLAKAIIGI, encoded by the coding sequence ATGCAATTCCAACTTACAGACGATTTTATCGAGAACCTACAGCACCTCATTGAACAGAATGATGCAGAGCAGGTAAAATCGATTCTAGAAGATGTTCACTTTGCAGACATTGCAGAGATCATCGACGATCTCAATCTGGAAGAGGCGATTTTCATTATCAAGTTACTGGATAGTGAGACGACCAGTGAGGCTTTGATGGAACTGGACGAGGACCAGCGTGATCGGGTCCTGGGCGCCTTGTCGCCTCAAGAAATTGCCGATGAGTTGGAAGAAATGGATACTGATGATGCTGCAGATATCCTTAACGATCTATCAGACGAGCGCGCACAGGAAATCATAAGTGCGATGGCAGATGAGGAACACGTGGAAAACATCGTGGACCTCTTGCGTTATGATGAAAACAGCGCTGGTGGATTGATGGCCAAAGAATTGGTAAAGGTCAATGAGAACTGGACGGTTACCGGTTGCGTGAGCGAGATGCGCGCACAAGCCGAAAACGTCACCAGAGTCCACTCTATTTATGTGGTGGACAACAACCAAAAACTGAAAGGCAGACTTTCCCTAAAAGATCTACTCACCAGTGCAGAAAACACGCCCATAAAAGAAGTGTACATCCCTAAAGTGGACTACGTCACCGTCAATACATCTGGTGAAGAGGTTGCACGTATCATGCGTAAGTATGACCTTGAAGCCATTCCAGTAGTAGACGAGTTGGATCGTCTGGTAGGTCGCGTTACCATTGATGACATTGTAGATTTTATCACAGAAGAGGCAGAAAAAGATTACCAGCTCGCATCAGGTATCTCTCAAGACGTAGAGGCTAACGACAGCATCTGGGAACTGACCAGAGCACGATTGCCGTGGCTGGTTTTGGGACTTTTTGGCGGTATAGGGGCTGCGTTTATCATGGGGCTTTTTGAGCCGCTCATGGCCCAACATGCAATTTTGTTCCTCTTTACGCCACTTATTGCGGCAATGGCCGGTAATGTAGGTGTCCAGTCCAGCGCAATTATCGTGCAGGGAATTGCTAATGATGACTTGAAAGGAAGCATCAGCAATCGATTGATTAAAGAAGTGCTGCTGGCCATGCTCAACGGTTTGATTCTGGGCATCTTGCTATTTGCCTACACTTATTTTTCTAAGGGTGACCTGCTGGTATCAGTAGCTATTTCAACGGCTTTGTTTGTGGTGATCATTGTGGCTGGTCTCATAGGCACCTCGGTTCCAATTATTTTACACAAACGCGGCATTGATCCTGCACTGGCGACAGGTCCTTTTATCACGACTAGCAACGACATTTGCGGGATCTTGATTTACTTCATGCTCGCAAAGGCGATTATAGGCATTTAG
- a CDS encoding 2-hydroxyacid dehydrogenase encodes MKILHLDSNHEILEQKLADAGFSNHHDYTSNKEQIEKVIGQYDGLVVRSRFPIDKHFLEQCSNLKCIGRVGAGLENIDLKVAEELGISCFNAPEGNRNAVGEHALGMLLSLFNKLNKADQEVRQGIWNREGNRGLELDGKTVGIIGYGNMGKAFAKKLRGFDCTVLCHDIKDGVGDENATQVSLSELQSRVEVLSLHTPQTPETIGMINTALISDFANPFYLINTARGSAVVTEDLVTAMENGKVLGAGLDVLEYEKSSFESLFRNRMPDRQESDIPKALNQLMQMENVILSPHVAGWTVESKFKLAEVIADKMIKHLKS; translated from the coding sequence ATGAAAATCCTTCATTTAGACAGTAATCACGAGATTTTGGAACAAAAACTAGCCGATGCTGGTTTTAGCAACCACCACGATTACACCTCTAACAAGGAACAAATTGAAAAAGTCATAGGTCAATATGATGGCCTCGTGGTGCGTAGTAGGTTCCCAATAGATAAGCACTTTCTTGAGCAGTGCAGCAACTTAAAGTGCATTGGACGTGTAGGCGCTGGTCTGGAAAACATCGACCTAAAGGTGGCAGAAGAACTAGGCATTTCTTGTTTTAATGCTCCTGAAGGAAATCGCAATGCGGTAGGCGAACATGCACTAGGAATGCTGCTCTCTTTGTTTAATAAGTTGAACAAAGCAGATCAAGAAGTGCGTCAAGGTATATGGAACCGTGAAGGAAATCGCGGACTAGAATTAGACGGCAAAACGGTAGGTATCATAGGGTATGGTAATATGGGGAAAGCCTTTGCCAAAAAACTCAGAGGTTTTGATTGCACTGTTTTATGTCATGATATTAAAGATGGTGTAGGCGATGAAAATGCCACTCAGGTTTCGCTAAGCGAGCTGCAATCTAGAGTAGAGGTGCTTAGTTTACACACACCACAAACTCCTGAAACTATTGGAATGATAAACACTGCGTTAATCTCAGATTTTGCTAATCCATTTTACCTCATCAATACAGCTCGAGGATCTGCAGTGGTGACTGAGGATCTAGTGACCGCCATGGAGAATGGTAAGGTGCTGGGTGCTGGATTGGATGTTTTGGAATATGAGAAAAGTTCTTTTGAATCACTCTTTCGCAACCGCATGCCGGACAGGCAGGAAAGCGATATACCAAAAGCATTGAACCAATTGATGCAAATGGAAAATGTCATTTTGAGTCCGCATGTGGCGGGTTGGACGGTAGAGTCAAAATTCAAACTGGCCGAAGTCATCGCAGATAAAATGATCAAACATTTGAAATCATGA
- a CDS encoding VOC family protein, with protein sequence MKKVTGIGGIFFKCKDVQATKNWYQKHLGIDHDTYGHTFWNRDVERPENKTSQQWSPFKKDTDYFEPSQQEFMINYRVKNLSKLLIDLKEQGVTIVGEPQEFEYGKFAWILDADDRKVELWEPKNESLFEK encoded by the coding sequence ATGAAAAAAGTAACAGGGATAGGCGGTATATTTTTTAAATGCAAAGACGTGCAGGCAACTAAAAACTGGTACCAAAAGCATCTAGGCATTGATCATGACACGTATGGCCACACATTTTGGAATAGAGATGTGGAGAGACCTGAAAACAAGACGAGCCAGCAATGGAGCCCGTTTAAGAAAGACACGGATTATTTTGAACCATCGCAACAGGAGTTCATGATAAATTATAGGGTTAAAAACCTTAGTAAATTGCTCATCGATTTAAAAGAACAAGGTGTGACGATAGTCGGTGAACCCCAAGAATTTGAGTATGGTAAATTTGCGTGGATACTCGATGCTGATGATAGGAAAGTTGAGTTATGGGAACCAAAAAACGAATCGTTATTTGAAAAATAA
- a CDS encoding carboxypeptidase-like regulatory domain-containing protein encodes MPLQQNSIFHQVILVFFLSFFTITQVSAQEQLIEGKVVDAITKEPLMGVGVYLSGTSTGVVTALDGSYSIKYDQEMKAPLVFAYLGYETRTFVNPLQEDLKLVLLAQQENELEAVVINPDPWDRATKEGLFLDHFLGLRSLEDSEILNLKDVRLRFNTDSKQLTASSRNPIIIVNKHLGYRIKYDLIEFEINFRFFKPTQGIERRFEIEHARENYRVESSFVSGSSFYQELEKDRPSERRRNRRREKAFEISQLLFFRSLINKSLSENKFELYHKGFRVNPEDHYRVREENGLYKITFRHLNYSVRDRDGHQTDLTLHDHFIYVDSFGNNLSARELMLSGYLPQLGVGGMLPLDYNTNSDE; translated from the coding sequence ATGCCTCTGCAGCAAAATAGTATTTTCCACCAGGTCATTTTGGTGTTCTTCCTTTCTTTTTTCACTATTACCCAGGTAAGTGCCCAAGAGCAACTGATAGAAGGTAAAGTGGTAGATGCCATTACTAAAGAGCCCTTGATGGGAGTTGGCGTTTATCTGTCTGGAACTTCTACTGGTGTGGTAACTGCTCTAGATGGTAGCTATTCCATCAAGTACGATCAGGAAATGAAAGCGCCTTTAGTTTTCGCTTATTTGGGATACGAGACGCGCACCTTTGTCAATCCATTACAAGAAGATTTAAAACTGGTTTTGTTAGCTCAGCAGGAAAATGAATTGGAAGCCGTGGTGATTAATCCAGATCCATGGGATCGTGCGACCAAAGAAGGTCTTTTTCTAGATCATTTTTTAGGCCTTAGAAGCCTCGAGGATTCTGAAATACTCAATTTGAAAGATGTACGATTAAGGTTTAATACAGATTCTAAACAACTCACAGCCAGCTCTCGCAATCCCATCATTATCGTGAATAAACATTTGGGATACCGCATTAAGTATGATCTGATCGAATTCGAAATTAATTTTAGATTTTTCAAACCTACACAAGGAATAGAGCGTAGGTTTGAGATCGAACACGCTAGGGAAAATTATAGGGTTGAAAGTTCCTTTGTTTCGGGAAGTTCTTTTTATCAGGAGCTTGAAAAGGATCGACCTAGTGAGAGAAGGAGAAATAGGCGTCGTGAGAAGGCCTTTGAAATATCACAGCTGCTTTTCTTTCGATCCTTGATCAACAAATCATTAAGCGAAAACAAATTTGAGCTCTATCATAAAGGCTTCCGGGTGAATCCAGAAGATCATTATAGAGTTCGAGAAGAAAACGGTCTTTATAAAATAACGTTTAGACATCTCAACTATTCCGTTAGGGATCGTGATGGACATCAAACCGATTTGACGCTGCACGACCATTTTATTTATGTGGATTCTTTTGGTAATAATCTATCTGCAAGAGAATTGATGTTATCAGGATATTTGCCTCAGCTAGGTGTTGGCGGCATGCTGCCATTGGATTACAACACAAACTCAGACGAATAA
- a CDS encoding GNAT family N-acyltransferase has product MSLVNANEVAKAIHIDKYGVLGRIGGWSLMKLLRISTLNKIYTRNKDKQGTVFLDAILDDLKIDFEIPEDDLKRIPKTGGFVTISNHPLGGVDGILLLKLLLDRRPDFKIIANFLLHRIEPLKPYILPVNPFEDHKDAKSSTAGFMQAMRHLKSDLPLGIFPAGEVSTYRDGKLVVDKPWEPTAMKLIQRAEVPVIPIYFHAKNSKLFYRLAKISDTFRTAKLPSELLTQKNRTIIVRIGNPINVAAQKEHSSLDDFTEFLRKKTYLLSKAYDKETVKLRDIPKNIKLPKPPPKKIIETGDSAKMIKEVDQLRQDEKRLLISKNYEVFLAKADKIPNILRELGRLREITFRQIGEGTNKSIDLDKYDEYYHQMFLWDSDANCIAGAYRMGMGEEIFKEYGIEGFYLNELFNIDVDAHKMMSQSIEMGRAFIIPEYQQKPMPLFLLWKGIVHCTLRFPNHKYLIGGVSISNKFSNFSKSLMIEFMKSNYYDPYLAQFIKPKKGFKVKLEDADKDFIFDASEADLNKFDRLIDELEPNELRLPVLIKKYVKQNAKVIAFNVDPLFNNAIDGLMYIRIADLPESTVKPVMEEFQAEMEEKYFKSNDDASAAK; this is encoded by the coding sequence TTTTTTGGATGCGATCCTGGATGATTTAAAAATTGATTTTGAAATACCAGAGGACGATTTAAAACGCATTCCAAAAACTGGCGGATTTGTTACTATTTCCAATCACCCATTAGGCGGCGTTGATGGAATTTTGTTGCTGAAGCTATTGCTGGATAGAAGACCTGATTTTAAGATCATTGCAAACTTTTTGTTGCACCGAATTGAGCCACTTAAACCATACATTTTACCTGTAAATCCATTTGAGGATCATAAGGATGCCAAATCATCAACAGCGGGTTTCATGCAGGCGATGCGTCATTTAAAAAGCGATTTACCTTTAGGAATTTTTCCTGCTGGCGAAGTGTCTACCTATCGCGATGGCAAACTTGTGGTAGACAAACCATGGGAACCAACCGCTATGAAATTGATACAGCGAGCTGAGGTTCCTGTGATTCCCATTTATTTTCACGCAAAGAATAGTAAGTTATTTTATAGACTGGCCAAGATTTCTGACACTTTCAGGACCGCAAAATTACCGTCAGAATTATTGACCCAAAAAAACAGAACCATCATTGTTAGGATTGGAAACCCAATCAACGTCGCAGCGCAAAAGGAGCACTCTTCACTTGATGATTTTACAGAGTTTTTGAGAAAGAAAACCTATTTACTCTCCAAAGCTTACGATAAGGAAACGGTCAAGCTTAGAGATATTCCCAAGAATATCAAACTGCCTAAACCACCACCTAAAAAAATCATAGAGACTGGCGATAGCGCCAAAATGATCAAAGAGGTGGATCAATTGCGCCAGGATGAAAAACGCTTGCTCATCTCCAAAAATTACGAAGTATTTCTTGCCAAGGCCGACAAGATCCCGAACATTTTACGTGAATTGGGTAGATTGAGAGAGATCACTTTTAGACAGATAGGAGAAGGCACTAACAAGTCCATTGATCTGGATAAATATGATGAATATTACCACCAGATGTTTCTATGGGACAGCGATGCCAATTGCATCGCCGGCGCCTACCGCATGGGAATGGGTGAAGAGATTTTTAAGGAATATGGTATTGAAGGTTTTTACCTCAATGAGCTTTTCAACATAGATGTGGATGCCCATAAGATGATGTCTCAAAGTATTGAAATGGGACGCGCCTTCATCATTCCAGAATATCAGCAAAAGCCGATGCCATTATTCTTATTGTGGAAAGGCATCGTGCATTGTACGTTAAGGTTTCCCAATCATAAGTATCTTATTGGTGGCGTGAGCATAAGTAATAAGTTCTCCAATTTCTCTAAGTCTCTCATGATAGAATTCATGAAGTCCAATTATTATGATCCTTATCTAGCCCAGTTTATCAAGCCTAAAAAAGGTTTTAAAGTAAAGCTGGAAGATGCCGATAAGGACTTCATTTTTGACGCCTCAGAAGCTGACTTGAACAAATTTGATCGTCTTATAGACGAGCTGGAGCCAAATGAATTGCGTTTACCTGTTTTGATTAAGAAGTATGTCAAGCAAAACGCCAAGGTCATTGCTTTTAATGTAGATCCGTTATTTAATAATGCGATTGACGGGTTGATGTACATTAGGATAGCAGACCTTCCAGAAAGTACGGTAAAACCGGTCATGGAAGAGTTTCAAGCCGAAATGGAAGAGAAATATTTCAAATCCAACGACGATGCCTCTGCAGCAAAATAG